The Arachis hypogaea cultivar Tifrunner chromosome 14, arahy.Tifrunner.gnm2.J5K5, whole genome shotgun sequence genome has a segment encoding these proteins:
- the LOC112740440 gene encoding uncharacterized protein yields MPTHKLHTVGSISFGEHKRRKEAKLKRRVSFLEVYDDVHKKKSGEYVSEVSKEIIDSYGEAISQKYGEDLIDQPEVDPDVWIEVAGTNKKGRVHGLGRSLDIGIHDHRDVPLPEDTGVSTVKSVSQTDITEAIKEALPSAINAVLPSVVNEAIQNNLLSLLSKIPGFPQEKNH; encoded by the exons ATGCCTACTCATAAACTACACACTGTAGGGTCTATCAGTTTTGGCGAACACAAGAGAAGAaag GAAGCTAAGTTGAAGCGTCGTGTATCTTTCCTTGAAGTATATGATGATGTTCATAAGAAAAAAAGTGGAGAATATGTTTCTGAAGTATCCAAGGAAATTATT GACTCATATGGAgaggcaatatcacaaaaatatggagaagatttAATAGATCAACCTGAAGTTGATCCTGACGTGTGGATAGAAGTTGCAGGAACCAACAAGAAAGGACGAGTTCATGGGTTAGGCCGCAGTCTGGATATTGGTATTCATGATCATAGAGATGTGCCATTACCTGAAGATACAGGTGTTTCTACAGTCAAGTCAGTCTCACAAACAGACATCACTGAGGCTATTAAAGAAGCATTGCCTAGTGCTATAAATGCAGTGTTGCCTAGTGTTGTGAATGAAGCTATACAGAATAATTTACTGTCTCTCCTTTCTAAGATTCCAGGATTCCCCCAAGAGAAGAACCATTAG